The proteins below come from a single Burkholderia sp. FERM BP-3421 genomic window:
- a CDS encoding DEAD/DEAH box helicase, with translation MSDSVAKPVDATFDQFGLAADILKAIVEQGYTTPTPIQAKAIPVVLSGRDVMGAAQTGTGKTASFSLPILQRLLPQANTSASPARHPVRALILTPTRELADQVAANVHAYGKHTPLRSAVVFGGVDMNPQMAELRRGVEILIATPGRLLDHVQQKTANLGQVQILVLDEADRMLDMGFLPDLQRILNLLPKERQTLLFSATFSPEIKKLASTYLRDPQTIEVARSNATATNVTQIVYDVAEGDKQAAVVKLIRERALKQVIVFCNSKIGASRLSRLLERDGVVATAIHGDRSQSERMQALDAFKRGEIEALVATDVAARGLDIAELPAVINFDLPFNAEDYVHRIGRTGRAGASGDALSLCSPNERKQLADIEKLIKRTLPLETLAIEAPARHRRDERSERGERGERSERGGRRERDEHRGPGVRRAGGERPYHARREAPVDEFFLKPYEPSQAASRPADEPDASQPEKKASKQPLAALLGGFGMPRKTSSS, from the coding sequence ATGTCCGATTCTGTTGCCAAGCCTGTCGACGCGACTTTCGACCAGTTCGGTCTTGCCGCCGATATCCTGAAAGCCATCGTGGAGCAGGGCTATACGACGCCGACGCCGATCCAGGCCAAGGCGATTCCGGTCGTGCTGTCCGGCCGCGACGTGATGGGCGCCGCGCAAACCGGCACCGGCAAGACCGCGAGCTTCTCGCTGCCGATCCTCCAGCGGCTGTTGCCGCAGGCCAACACCAGCGCATCGCCCGCGCGCCACCCGGTGCGCGCGCTGATCCTCACGCCGACCCGCGAGCTGGCCGATCAGGTCGCCGCGAACGTGCATGCCTACGGCAAGCACACGCCGCTGCGCAGCGCGGTGGTGTTCGGCGGTGTCGACATGAACCCGCAGATGGCCGAGCTGCGGCGCGGCGTCGAGATCCTGATCGCGACCCCGGGGCGGCTGCTCGACCACGTGCAGCAGAAAACCGCGAATCTCGGCCAGGTCCAGATCCTCGTGCTCGACGAAGCCGACCGCATGCTCGACATGGGCTTCCTGCCCGACCTGCAGCGGATCCTGAACCTGCTGCCGAAGGAACGCCAGACGCTGCTGTTCTCGGCGACCTTCTCGCCCGAAATCAAGAAGCTCGCGTCGACCTACCTGCGCGATCCGCAGACGATCGAAGTCGCGCGCAGCAATGCGACGGCGACCAATGTCACGCAGATCGTCTACGACGTCGCCGAGGGCGACAAGCAGGCGGCCGTGGTCAAGCTGATCCGCGAGCGCGCGCTCAAGCAGGTGATCGTGTTCTGCAACAGCAAGATCGGCGCGAGCCGCCTGTCGCGCCTGCTCGAGCGCGACGGCGTGGTGGCCACCGCGATCCACGGCGACCGTTCGCAGAGCGAGCGGATGCAGGCGCTCGACGCGTTCAAGCGCGGCGAGATCGAGGCGCTCGTCGCGACCGACGTCGCCGCGCGCGGCCTCGACATCGCCGAGCTGCCGGCCGTGATCAACTTCGACCTGCCGTTCAACGCGGAAGACTACGTGCACCGGATCGGCCGTACCGGCCGCGCGGGCGCGTCGGGCGACGCGCTGTCGCTGTGCAGTCCCAACGAACGCAAGCAGCTCGCGGACATCGAGAAGCTGATCAAGCGCACGCTGCCGCTCGAAACGCTCGCGATCGAGGCGCCCGCGCGGCATCGCCGCGACGAGCGGAGCGAGCGTGGTGAGCGTGGGGAGCGGAGCGAACGCGGCGGCCGCCGCGAGCGCGACGAGCATCGCGGCCCGGGCGTGCGCCGCGCCGGCGGCGAGCGCCCGTACCACGCGCGCCGCGAGGCGCCCGTCGACGAATTCTTCCTGAAGCCGTACGAGCCGTCGCAGGCGGCCAGCCGTCCGGCGGACGAGCCGGACGCATCGCAGCCCGAGAAGAAGGCCTCGAAGCAGCCCCTCGCGGCGCTGCTCGGCGGCTTCGGCATGCCGCGCAAGACCTCGTCGTCCTGA